A genomic stretch from Anomalospiza imberbis isolate Cuckoo-Finch-1a 21T00152 chromosome 9, ASM3175350v1, whole genome shotgun sequence includes:
- the KIAA0040 gene encoding uncharacterized protein KIAA0040 homolog: protein MQQKISSFFNSILELVRTKHEEGVFNTVCLAVLLGLPFVVLLAFIFICCHCCFCRRRGESSGKGGPSSNGQLHAERNKKKKKKKKKQQDEEDLWISAQPKLLLLDKRPSLPI, encoded by the coding sequence ATGCAGCAGAAGATCAGCTCTTTCTTTAATTCCATCTTGGAGCTCGTCCGTACCAAGCATGAGGAAGGTGTCTTCAACACCGTCTGCCTGGCCGTGCTCTTGGGTCTACCCTTCGTTGTCCTGCTCGCCTTCATTTTCatctgctgccactgctgcttctgcagacGGAGGGGAGAAAGCTCAGGGAAAGGTGGCCCCAGCAGCAATGGGCAGCTCCATGCCGAGAggaacaagaagaagaaaaagaagaagaagaagcagcaggatgaAGAGGACCTGTGGATCTCAGCTCAGCCCAAGCTGCTCTTGCTGGACAAGAGACCCTCCTTGCCCATCTAG